The Rhododendron vialii isolate Sample 1 chromosome 6a, ASM3025357v1 genome includes a window with the following:
- the LOC131328667 gene encoding uncharacterized protein LOC131328667 has product MTAAIRILAYGFSADHCDEYLKIGESTAIESLKHFCDAVIVLYEGQYLRSPNEHDIARLLHEGEERGFPRMLGTHRGHHNKPTLILEAVASKDLWIWHAFFGMAGSHNDVNVLEHSQIFDNFIHGRMPPVNYVVNEHQYTMGYYLADGIYPQWATLIQSIQHPTMVKERLFSQKQEAARKDVEQAFGVLQSRWGITQGPVRYWKKDDFCKIMKTCIILHNMIIEDEGGADIESWRPPPDEAISPTEYTRNPQVLAAHVFSRLRRIRNRETNAMLKVDLMEHLWNHFGDQAISNVTAFLYLPFKLKQNVLVIMQFKMLVHFNMFNQHFV; this is encoded by the exons ATGACAGCTGCAATACGTATACTAGCATATGGATTTTCGGCTGATCATTGTGATGAGTACCTTAAGATTGGCGAGAGTACTGCGATTGAGAGCTTGAAGCACTTTTGTGATGCCGTCATTGTGTTGTATGAGGGACAATATCTCCGCTCACCTAACGAACATGACATTGCAAGGCTGCTTCATGAAGGTGAGGAGAGAGGTTTTCCAAGAATGCTTGG CACGCATAGGGGGCATCACAATAAACCTACTCTTATACTAGAGGCAGTAGCATCAAAGGACCTTTGGATATGGCATGCTTTTTTTGGAATGGCAGGCTCCCATAATGATGTGAATGTCCTAGAACATTCCCAAATTTTTGACAACTTCATCCATGGAAGAATGCCTCCGGTTAATTATGTGGTGAACGAGCACCAGTATACAATGGGATATTACCTCGCGGATGGTATATATCCGCAATGGGCAACCTTAATCCAATCCATTCAACACCCGACAATGGTAAAAGAGAGGTTGTTTTCTCAAAAACAAGAGGCGGCGAGGAAGGATGTTGAACAAGCGTTTGGTGTGTTGCAGTCCAGATGGGGCATAACACAAGGACCAGTCCGTTATTGGAAAAAAGATGACTTTTGCAAAATAATGAAAACTTGCATAATACTACACaatatgatcattgaagacgaGGGTGGCGCTGATATTGAAAGCTGGAGACCTCCGCCGGACGAGGCTATCTCCCCTACAGAATACACTCGAAACCCCCAGGTTTTGGCAGCACATGTCTTCTCTCGCCTTCGTAGAATTCGCAATAGAGAGACAAATGCAATGCTTAAAGTCGATCTCATGGAACATTTGTGGAATCATTTTGGTGATCAAGCTATTTCAAATGTTACTGCATTTCTCTATTTGCCATTCAAGCTTAAGCAAAATGTTTTGGTGATCATGCAATTCAAAATGTTAGTCCATTTCAATATGTTTAATCAACACTTTGTTTAG